AAAGCACATTGCGAGTATCACGACCTTCAGCATCGTTATAGCTTCACTTTTGATAGATTGGAGAGTGGAGAGTGATATGATGATCTTTTGTGAATGGTTGGTGGAGGGGGTTAAAGGCTTAACTTCCTTTTTATTTCAGCTCCTCCACTTTATGAACATCACTCCCTCTCACAAATTTTACTCCTCTCTTTTTCCCTATCTCCTCCCAACCCCTGGGGGGTAAACAGTATTTCTCATTAAGTTCTATCAATACGTTCTTTTGACTTGCTATACTAAATATCTCCCCAACTTCTTCATCGCTTAAACAGATATTTTTAGTTCTTAAGAACAATCCTGGATGCGCCCATATATCAACCCGTGGGTTGGAAAGAGCCTTTTTTAATGCTTCTACATACTTCTCCTTATCCGCAGGAAAAGAATGAAAAGCCATAAGCACAATCTCACTCTCCCTTAATATGTCCGCCGAAACATCTAAACTACCATCCTCTAACACCTTCGCCTCACAACCCGTAAGAATTATTAATTCCGGATAATTCTCTCTCGCCGTTAGAATTTCCTCTACTAAGTCATGATATCTGTATGTAAGCTTCTTTCTCACGTGCTCTGTAAACGCAATAAGCGGAATCCTTAGCTTAACCGCTCTCTTGCAATATTCATCCACCGAATTCGCTCCATCAACATAATTTGTGTGCACGTGCCATTCTCCACTCATCAAATACTTCTCATACCTCTCCCAGTTCTTACAGGGTGAAAAACTCGCCATTTTTTACATAAACTTCAGCCCAATATCTTATCATCTTTACACCCCACTTCACATCCTCCTGGCACTCCTCTATTTCTTCATTTAATGCCAATTTAACCGCGTCATACACCATATTAACGCCTGCCGCCGTACACAATACGATTGTTCCTTGCACTCTTGGATTTGATTCGATTATCTTCGGTATCCCATTCCCATCCAGCTTAAACTGCAATCCTATGTTCCCATCCAGCCCAAGCAAATTCACTACTTGCTTTGAATATTCAATAATCGCTTCATTATTCTCGGTAGTGCCGACAAAACTTATACCCATCTTTAGCTTTTCTCTCAACCTCGGAATCACAATCAGTGCTTCACCTTTATTCGTCAGAACATCCACTGAATACTCCTTACCCGGAAGATATTCCATGACCAATAGTTC
This is a stretch of genomic DNA from Methanophagales archaeon. It encodes these proteins:
- a CDS encoding PHP domain-containing protein → MASFSPCKNWERYEKYLMSGEWHVHTNYVDGANSVDEYCKRAVKLRIPLIAFTEHVRKKLTYRYHDLVEEILTARENYPELIILTGCEAKVLEDGSLDVSADILRESEIVLMAFHSFPADKEKYVEALKKALSNPRVDIWAHPGLFLRTKNICLSDEEVGEIFSIASQKNVLIELNEKYCLPPRGWEEIGKKRGVKFVRGSDVHKVEELK